Proteins from a single region of Anastrepha ludens isolate Willacy chromosome 5, idAnaLude1.1, whole genome shotgun sequence:
- the LOC128865278 gene encoding protein bark beetle, whose translation MPAAMRSKHKRATPPNPQHNARPPGLAIARRRLQATLQLPPSCLHRALTFLIVALCWAGPAPTLAQLQGNTILGSTGGGGGGDSSEIEFASLDGAGTQLLAPMLSEASNVAPQPPLEVVEFVEPAPAQPVMSSAPSSSSAHSYTELQGGEITGERTLRYSESPFVVRQHIEVAKGARLIIEPGVRMEFAPTVGITVRGILQAVGTPTSRITLTAEGQSIAIKGIDILDAEVRGARLVDGPTPLEGRLQIYHKGTWRDVCTNSRNWTLVDYAVACRQMGYAGGHFWNWVERTPGYHPRLLYEQPRCKGSENTLWACAWSSRQLGSGVCDYHNDIGIQCRPVHNTPLSHWRGLYFENAPATKTLGNNNIVYTALSQSTLRYVDITYAGVGRDFSVNSAVEAIGLPPVMQHVVVSHSAYTGFNATLPLGGFVMQNVTVRKNNGIGVFVNSSQGMVQLDGCNIVQNVADGVKYVGHDLRANERMDRASIYDFCTLPTTSGQTYPITLSFTQKYYAGSEKVCGKYFFTRPGYLLTVHFESFMLRNNETASVEIFDGTSESDRMLFAWKARNYTRPQSVTSNREKLFIRIQADARQEVNGFLRLTSGDTRAYDLRVANSVVEDNGGRGIAIDNIRSKLHVHGSFVSGNGHVSGVHVTSGAGDVNITSSNITFNQGGGVNITYYGGNRNISRSTIQANKGYGVAVWLNDTTAPDRVEYIPFNQTTTLEYSKIGGNLETGFFHGNCCQPIWVNITGNSFNGSLYNDVFVESCWRFTPNKEPNMQLQIGHNTFDYSQKNSIFLSPALNLQGKIEFNHFRLGTYGAIYIRNDYIFQEFNFMPVRLLIQSNFFRRNSGVYVVSLGLSPYSTRELQSLLFTRNFVRDNKIAEPFGPLIEGSEGSDGSGRLNPRSRVAAAVVVASSNVDIYRNILHNLDSAYEVGSQLSDQSQIINATYNWLGHSDENKIFARLFHRNNRYNLAKIQYIPYLLHSSNPGSTTMITMSTLVPRFSQEGSDLIGGEIDGQEILYPGTYRVTKDINIRPGGKLTLQPGVTLKFEPSVGMMVAGKLEARGRRPDDIFFTLKRETVIAMDNSTDVEQLDVDIIDIETESIIEKNEPPRVPVRLVGGAGDYEGRLQVYLDGRWGTVCDYGWTVLNAALVCHHLGYTLNPRDWRLHRSQMPTVGVTEDVIVSNVRCTEHDLDITKCHAEYLTRGEFENSCTHENDVGMRCYEGAWAGVRFSMLAERADLQYLTIEKAGLFDYTTNVFKPAIQMDFARHNLENVRVVDNLQDGLGVIYADIYGGKSVNNIKNCEFVSNRGNGISLKQLDLRIQGSIIKNNRDSGIFHDPVISAIEQNELGGWFKMAVDFNYFEADYDPYVLPRDEGQIDLDTWQNKYIRTEPVRGESITRKIVVRCPAGYVLGIQLLNPIQNLSTEHISILDSQTENKRSALWLLNRDINVFPTTSSSYGIIIYYESGANALGGTVLRLSTVTAPVQNIRNKVVSGPVPTLSIRSTKIQKNFRGISAYYYNRYVGDNGEYYLRKANESIKIVNSEISSNFREALLVKSPYWDVQYSNISEVTIHVNSSMITQNGHGIRQLSKDLRSSNNLFHYVVQDTTVEDNASGGFQVELPYVWQYNENFTHSVYFANSTWQRNRNFFVDVTGHYTVFNITSNVFLSNQCPRSLITLGGMEKRIKFDYNRIESNNAKFIVELRADSLSEILGEVPAIIAYNTIKGNSIDTMAGNLRNAPMRRYKPRKVRPQNRLPSAVVRLDGIQNVKLYRNLIAENQMDYNLVAGVRSARLNNYFYATENWWGSKDAKYIESKIFDFDTWNDHADVIYQPFLIEDSFDASVSLIDEHDETIDLSSWSGGRIYKDLTLRKRPEPYRILADITVMPGVTLSIQHGVQIEFEPNVGILVLGTLSAIGYRESEIVMRPFFNGSHESYTLLTKRAVEDLSQSQAYDSIRLCTNAQNCTVSPQLSFDSINEGFLEYFNHTTLQWVPICDSRFTERNAQVVCRELGFDPLNVYYGHDRRIEYHTNSLTRIWTWVQPLECRGDELRMEDCAERLNGQVYGRRHECRWDDVFVFVSCNSAPEDQVYWGGIRFANSDFEENQYGHRFHDSLSHGPIGNRESHLEFIRIENAGILHNQKSAAIQAIHKSPTIRSVTLVNSAHHGVNYIAPSGTMNLNLLNVSSAFGAGINILSLTGEGRESDESSFTPLKDLDIPYKLFSLVDICDPQKVLTVEERLLVYYKYDNNPVNCVKIFTSLYRAKPIGFRLLQSNLFNHSKEYGRTDVIRLFDGDIYNVTSRFLGKIEWDSGNQRKFFKTESPTLSLQLMASGAPEYHGFIAEIVTVPISTLGQFRDALHNVTYSHISGAVKGAITYASAGEVTPTLTLTSNRIERNCQQLYGNFSTCKSALSIDVQNMHSLYFMNNLIKDNQGGLRIRADSRGSATSLRGFIHHNLFFRNRNRPALYVEGRQSSPYQEIELYRNYFAQNKAGFEDVIKLRQVVSNFSYNFVHSNVGGRIVEISGFEKVRLPIYQTTSHNGFYSNVATNWMGRATVVAGTAGQQYVDNIFENPENDYEMITVNNSILNVDYVINSTIELWRSKIDARHNYWSYNNTISVQSRIRDKSDDPLLLEVQALPFQMNNLTILDGKCPPGWALVHDTCFIYVGAPLTFHEARAFCRSENSTMPFIRTDSTTLWRYLQGQMRHLKYPEKVWIQDFNYIDRCTSFAFTTTEVEDCNNEMGFICETDPRVIIDPLSWRADIFAISIISAFILAIILLIMVAFCWYAKSKHRQVQRLERRNSIRQSLRSLNSIDQQGSLRRRNFNMSTSTGTLSKPLGQDYKMMGNGSIDSMDKSVLSSDGSFEGYDNQTAHPGEYQKPNYNEYVSQHALKGVNGTSKANEPYKIATIGSVSKASTARGRTARLPDTFELSYRNEGFRDNSTYASTLNNSVATSIAEDTPIIHQTDVEDVNSDYYGNASTLPLHSGGGNESLSFLHELKQNLPPPAYNKPHGQSHSSFLPSGSGGNAATGNGKVRPTSSSQLSNDSHSSTLPYEQKIDNINFTPVSQKAEEMPLFRHEAAAAAGSGLPTPPPDMRRPDSYYTAVRSSKAQPQLARMAAPPPAIKAGVSASKKPGQSKPGSTGLPQIHSQNGKRPKTVYQTASPEPTAYHRSRSEALLETDFDDESPSMVPLSTNNRSYSQPLETAM comes from the exons ATGCCAGCTGCCATGCGCAGCAAACACAAACGAGCCACACCGCCCAACCCACAACACAATGCGCGCCCACCAGGATTGGCAATCGCACGCCGACGACTGCAAGCAACACTGCAACTGCCTCCTAGCTGCCTGCACCGCGCACTCACATTCCTCATTGTCGCACTCTGTTGGGCAGGGCCGGCGCCAACCTTAGCACAATTGCAAGGCAACACAATTCTTGGCAGCACCGGCGGCGGCGGTGGTGGTGACAGCAGCGAAATCGAATTCGCCAGTCTGGATGGCGCCGGCACCCAACTACTCGCTCCAATGCTGTCGGAGGCGAGCAATGTGGCGCCACAACCACCATTAGAGGTGGTAGAATTTGTGGAACCTGCGCCAGCGCAACCAGTGATGTCATCGGCACCGTCATCGTCATCAGCACATAGCTACACTGAGTTGCAGGGTGGTGAAATCACCGGCGAGCGAACGTTGCGTTACAGTGAAAGTCCTTTTGTTGTGCGCCAACACATTGAGGTGGCCAAGGGTGCCCGGTTGATCATAGAGCCGGGTGTGCGTATGGAATTCGCACCGACTGTGGGCATAACTGTGCGCGGCATATTACAAGCGGTG ggCACCCCCACATCGCGCATCACTTTAACAGCGGAGGGCCAATCAATAGCTATCAAGGGAATAGATATTCTGGATGCGGAAGTGCGTGGCGCGCGTTTAGTCGATGGACCCACGCCTTTAGAGGGTCGTTTGCAGATTTATCACAAAGGCACGTGGCGCGATGTCTGCACTAATTCCAGAAA TTGGACGCTCGTGGACTATGCCGTCGCTTGTCGCCAAATGGGCTATGCTGGTGGCCACTTTTGGAATTGGGTCGAACGCACACCGGGCTACCATCCACGCCTACTCTACGAGCAGCCGCGCTGCAAAGGTAGCGAGAACACACTATGGGCTTGCGCTTGGTCGTCGCGTCAACTTGGCTCCGGCGTGTGTGACTACCACAACGATATCGGCATACAATGCCGGCCCGTGCACAACACACCGCTCAGCCATTGGCGTGGACTCTACTTCGAGAATGCACCGGCCACCAAGACGCTtggtaataataatattgtctATACAGCGCTGTCACAGTCCACCCTCCGCTATGTGGACATTACTTATGCAGGTGTTGGGCGTGACTTTAGCGTCAATTCCGCTGTGGAGGCGATCGGTCTGCCGCCCGTCATGCAACATGTTGTAGTTAGCCATTCGGCCTACACCGGCTTCAATGCGACCTTGCCGCTTGGTGGCTTCGTCATGCAGAACGTAACTGTGCGGAAAAATAATGGCATTGGTGTGTTCGTGAACTCCAGCCAAGGTATGGTGCAATTGGACGGTTGCAATATTGTGCAGAATGTAGCGGATGGCGTCAAGTATGTGGGGCATGATTTGCGCGCCAATGAACGCATGGATCGCGCATCTATCTATGACTTTTGCACGCTGCCCACAACTTCCGGACAAACCTACCCCATTACGCTGTCATTCACGCAAAAATACTACGCCGGCTCAGAGAAGGTGTGCGGCAAATACTTCTTCACGCGTCCAGGCTACCTCCTCACTGTGCACTTCGAATCGTTCATGTTGCGCAATAATGAGACGGCGTCGGTGGAGATCTTCGACGGCACATCGGAAAGCGATCGCATGCTGTTCGCTTGGAAAGCACGCAACTACACGCGTCCGCAGAGTGTTACCAGCAATCGTGAGAAACTCTTCATACGCATACAGGCGGATGCGCGCCAAGAAGTGAATGGCTTTTTACGGCTCACTTCGGGAGATACGCGCGCGTACGACTTGCGCGTTGCGAACTCTGTGGTGGAGGATAATGGTGGGCGTGGCATCGCAATCGACAACATACGCTCCAAGCTGCATGTGCACGGCAGCTTCGTCTCGGGCAATGGGCATGTGTCGGGCGTGCATGTGACCAGCGGCGCGGGCGATGTGAACATTACGAGCAGCAACATCACATTCAATCAGGGTGGAGGCGTCAACATCACTTACTATGGCGGCAATCGTAATATATCGCGTAGCACCATACAAGCGAATAAAGGCTATGGTGTTGCGGTGTGGCTGAATGATACCACCGCGCCAGATCGCGTCGAATACATACCCTTCAACCAGACCACGACTCTAGAATACTCAAAAATTGGCGGCAACTTAGAAACGGGCTTCTTTCACGGCAATTGTTGTCAACCGATTTGGGTGAATATCACCGGCAACAGCTTCAATGGCAGTCTGTACAATGATGTGTTCGTGGAATCCTGCTGGCGGTTCACGCCCAACAAAGAGCCGAATATGCAACTGCAAATTGGGCACAACACTTTTGACTACAGccagaaaaattcaatatttctcaGTCCGGCGCTCAATTTGCAAGGCAAAATTGAGTTCAACCACTTTCGTCTGGGCACTTACGGCGCGATATACATACGCAACGACTACATCTTTCAGGAGTTTAATTTCATGCCGGTGCGCCTGTTGATACAGAGTAACTTCTTTCGACGTAACAGCGGCGTTTATGTCGTCTCGCTGGGACTCTCACCCTACAGCACACGCGAGTTGCAGTCGCTGCTTTTCACGCGCAATTTTGTGCGCGACAACAAGATCGCCGAACCCTTCGGGCCGCTGATAGAGGGTAGTGAAGGCAGTGATGGCTCAGGTCGACTCAATCCACGCAGTCGTGTGGCCGCCGCTGTGGTGGTGGCCTCAAGCAATGTGGACATCTACCGCAACATACTGCACAACTTGGACTCGGCCTATGAAGTGGGTTCGCAGCTGAGCGATCAGAGTCAGATAATCAATGCCACTTACAATTGGTTGGGTCACTCGGATGAGAACAAGATTTTCGCGCGTCTCTTCCATCGCAACAATCGCTACAATCTGGCCAAGATACAGTATATACCCTATCTGTTGCACAGCTCGAACCCTGGCTCCACGACAATGATTACCATGTCCACGCTGGTGCCGCGTTTCTCGCAAGAGGGCTCCGATCTGATTGGCGGCGAAATTGATGGTCAAGAAATACTCTACCCCGGCACTTACCGTGTCACAAAGGATATCAACATACGCCCGGGTGGCAAGCTCACGCTACAACCAGGCGTCACCCTCAAATTTGAGCCCAGCGTAGGCATGATGGTTGCCGGCAAGTTAGAGGCGCGCGGTCGTCGGCCAGATGACATATTCTTTACGCTGAAGCGTGAAACTGTCATTGCCATGGATAATTCCACGGACGTAGAGCAGCTTGATGTCGACATTATTGATATCGAGACGGAGTCGATAATAGAGAAAAATGAGCCGCCTCGTGTGCCGGTGCGACTCGTTGGTGGTGCTGGCGATTACGAGGGCCGGCTGCAGGTCTACTTGGATGGCCGCTGGGGCACAGTTTGTGACTATGGTTGGACGGTGCTGAATGCAGCGCTTGTGTGCCACCATCTCGGTTATACGCTGAACCCACGCGACTGGCGTCTGCATCGCTCACAAATGCCCACTGTAGGCGTAACAGAGGATGTGATTGTTTCGAATGTGCGTTGCACCGAGCACGATCTCGACATTACCAAGTGTCATGCGGAGTATTTGACGCGTGGTGAGTTCGAGAATTCATGTACACATGAAAATGATGTGGGCATGCGTTGTTATGAGGGCGCGTGGGCGGGTGTGCGTTTTAGCATGCTGGCCGAGCGCGCAGATCTGCAGTATTTGACCATTGAGAAGGCGGGTCTCTTCGACTACACCACAAACGTCTTTAAGCCGGCCATACAAATGGATTTTGCGCGTCACAATCTCGAGAACGTGCGCGTAGTGGATAACCTGCAAGATGGTTTGGGTGTTATCTACGCAGACATCTACGGCGGCAAGTCGGTGAATAATATCAAAAACTGTGAATTTGTAAGCAATCGTGGCAATGGCATCAGCTTGAAGCAGTTGGATTTGCGCATACAGGGCTCTATAATAAAGAACAATCGCGATAGTGGCATCTTTCATGACCCCGTCATTTCAGCGATCGAACAGAACGAGCTCGGCGGCTGGTTCAAAATGGCTGTTGATTTCAATTACTTCGAAGCCGACTATGATCCTTATGTATTGCCGCGAGATGAGGGACAGATCGACTTGGACACTTGGCAAAATAAGTACATACGCACCGAGCCTGTGCGCGGTGAGTCGATCACGCGCAAGATAGTTGTGCGTTGCCCAGCTGGCTATGTGCTCGGCATACAACTGCTGAATCCCATACAAAACCTTTCCACAGAACACATTTCCATACTCGACTCGCAAACAGAGAATAAGCGCTCCGCTTTGTGGCTGCTCAATCGCGATATAAATGTATTTCCCACGACGAGCAGCAGCTACGGCATCATCATCTACTATGAGAGTGGCGCTAATGCTCTAGGCGGCACCGTATTGCGTTTATCGACCGTGACTGCACCAGTACAAAATATACGCAATAAAGTAGTTAGTGGTCCTGTGCCCACGCTCAGCATACGCTCGACCAAGATACAGAAGAACTTTCGCGGTATTTCGGCCTACTACTACAACCGCTATGTAGGCGATAACGGCGAGTACTATTTGCGCAAGGCGAATGAGTCCATCAAGATTGTGAATTCGGAGATCAGCTCGAACTTTCGCGAGGCTCTGCTGGTGAAGTCACCCTATTGGGATGTGCAGTACAGCAACATTTCTGAGGTCACCATACATGTGAATAGCTCGATGATTACACAAAATGGTCATGGCATTAGGCAGCTCTCGAAGGACTTGCGCTCTTCAAACAATCTCTTCCACTATGTAGTGCAGGACACTACTGTTGAGGACAATGCATCCGGTGGCTTCCAGGTTGAGCTGCCTTACGTTTGGCAATACAACGAGAACTTTACACACAGCGTCTACTTCGCCAACAGCACTTGGCAGCGAAATCGCAACTTCTTCGTCGATGTCACCGGTCActacacagttttcaatataaCGTCCAATGTGTTCTTAAGCAACCAGTGTCCGCGCAGCCTGATTACACTCGGCGGCATGGAGAAGCGCATCAAGTTTGATTACAATCGCATAGAAAGTAATAACGCAAAGTTCATCGTAGAGCTGCGCGCTGACAGCTTGAGCGAGATACTTGGTGAGGTACCCGCAATAATCGCCTACAATACGATTAAGGGCAACAGCATCGACACTATGGCGGGAAATCTGCGTAATGCACCCATGCGCAGATACAAACCACGTAAAGTACGTCCACAGAATCGTCTGCCCAGTGCTGTTGTGCGTTTGGATGGCATACAAAATGTGAAACTTTATCGCAACTTAATTGCGGAGAATCAAATGGACTACAATTTGGTGGCGGGTGTGCGCTCTGCACGTTTAAATAACTACTTTTACGCAACGGAGAACTGGTGGGGATCGAAGGACGCCAAGTATATTGAGTCGAAGATATTCGATTTCGATACTTGGAATGATCATGCGGACGTCATTTATCAGCCCTTCCTCATTGAGGACAGTTTCGATGCGAGCGTCTCGCTGATCGATGAACATGACGAGACTATCGACCTCAGCAGTTGGTCGGGAGGACGCATTTACAAAGATCTCACGCTACGCAAGCGTCCTGAGCCATATCGCATACTCGCCGACATCACTGTAATGCCGGGTGTCACACTCTCGATACAACATGGCGTGCAGATCGAGTTCGAGCCAAATGTGGGCATTCTTGTGTTGGGCACTCTAAGCGCCATCGGCTATCGTGAGTCGGAAATTGTAATGCGCCCATTCTTTAATGGCTCGCATGAGTCGTATACATTGCTCACAAAGCGCGCTGTGGAGGATCTGAGTCAGTCGCAGGCATACGATTCTATTCGACTTTGCACTAACGCACAGAACTGCACCGTGAGTCCGCAACTCTCATTTGACAGCATCAACGAAGGCTTTCTCGAGTACTTCAACCACACCACCTTGCAATGGGTGCCCATTTGTGATAGCCGTTTCACCGAACGGAATGCGCAAGTTGTGTGCCGTGAGCTCGGTTTTGATCCGCTCAATGTGTATTATGGACATGATCGCCGCATTGAGTACCACACTAATTCGTTGACGCGCATTTGGACGTGGGTGCAACCGCTCGAGTGTCGTGGTGATGAGTTGCGCATGGAGGATTGCGCAGAACGCTTGAATGGACAAGTTTATGGACGTAGGCATGAATGCCGTTGGGAcgatgtgtttgtgtttgtgagCTGCAACAGCGCGCCGGAGGATCAGGTGTACTGGGGTGGCATACGCTTCGCCAACTCGGACTTTGAGGAGAATCAATACGGGCATCGTTTCCACGATAGTCTTTCCCATGGACCTATCGGCAATCGGGAGAGTCATTTGGAGTTTATACGTATTGAAAATGCTGGCATTCTGCACAATCAGAAATCGGCTGCCATACAAGCGATACACAAGAGTCCAACCATACGTTCGGTGACGCTCGTCAATTCTGCGCATCATGGCGTCAATTATATAGCACCGAGTGGCACAATGAATCTAAATTTGCTGAATGTTAGTAGCGCCTTTGGAGCGGGCATCAATATACTCTCGTTGACCGGAGAGGGTCGCGAAAGTGATGAGTCTAGTTTTACGCCACTCAAAGACTTGGACATACCATACAAACTCTTTTCGTTGGTTGACATTTGCGATCCCCAGAAAGTGCTAACCGTGGAGGAACGGCTGCTGGTCTACTACAAGTACGACAATAATCCCGTCAATTGCGTCAAGATATTCACTTCACTGTATCGCGCCAAACCGATCGGTTTCCGTTTGCTGCAATCGAACTTGTTCAATCATTCGAAGGAGTATGGACGCACGGATGTGATACGTCTCTTCGATGGCGACATCTACAATGTAACCTCACGTTTCTTGGGCAAAATTGAATGGGATAGCGGCAATCAGCGAAAGTTTTTCAAGACTGAGAGTCCAACGCTGAGTCTGCAATTGATGGCAAGTGGCGCGCCAGAATATCATGGCTTCATAGCGGAAATCGTAACGGTGCCCATATCGACTTTGGGACAAT TTCGCGATGCTCTGCACAACGTCACTTACTCACACATTTCAGGCGCTGTGAAAGGTGCGATCACTTATGCATCCGCTGGTGAGGTCACGCCCACACTCACACTCACCTCCAACCGCATAGAGCGTAATTGCCAACAGTTGTATGGAAATTTCTCCACCTGCAAGTCGGCGCTCAGCATCGATGTGCAAAATATGCATTCGCTTTACTTTATG AATAACTTAATCAAGGACAATCAGGGCGGTCTTAGGATACGTGCCGACTCACGCGGCTCAGCCACCTCACTACGCGGTTTCATACATCACAATTTATTCTTCCGCAATCGCAATCGTCCCGCATTGTACGTGGAGGGTCGTCAGTCGTCTCCGTATCAAGAGATTGAGTTGTATCGCAATTACTTCGCGCAGAACAAAGCTGGCTTCGAAGATGTCATCAAGCTACGTCAAGTGGTCTCCAATTTCAGTTACAATTTCGTGCACAGCAATGTGGGTGGCCGGATTGTGGAGATATCGGGCTTTGAGAAAGTGCGTTTGCCCATCTATCAGACGACCTCGCATAATGGATTTTACAG CAACGTCGCTACAAATTGGATGGGTCGCGCCACGGTTGTCGCCGGTACAGCGGGCCAGCAGTATGTGGACAATATATTTGAGAATCCCGAAAACGATTACGAAATGATAACGGTGAACAACTCAAT TTTGAATGTTGATTATGTGATCAATAG CACCATTGAACTCTGGCGCTCAAAGATCGATGCTAGACACAACTATTGGAGCTACAACAACACAATATCGGTGCAGTCTCGCATACGCGATAAATCAG ACGATCCTCTCTTACTCGAAGTGCAGGCGTTGCCATTCCAAATGAACAACCTCACCATACTCGACGGCAAATGTCCACCTGGTTGGGCGCTGGTGCATGACACCTGCTTTATTTATGTGGGCGCGCCTTTGACCTTCCATGAGGCGCGCGCTTTCTGTCGCAGCGAGAACTCCACGATGCCTTTCATACGCACGGACAGCACAACTTTGTGGAGGTATTTGCAGGGTCAAATGCGGCACTTGAA ATATCCGGAGAAGGTGTGGATACAAGACTTCAATTACATCGATCGGTGCACGAGCTTTGCCTTCACCACCACTGAAGTGGAGGATTGCAACAATGAGATGGGTTTCATTTGTGAAACTGATCCAAGG GTCATTATCGATCCACTATCTTGGCGCGCTGACATTTTCGCGATCAGCATAATTTCGGCCTTTATTTTGGCcatcattttgctgattatggtCGCCTTTTGTTGGTATGCCAAATCGAAGCATCGACAAGTGCAACGCTTGGAGCGCAGAAATAGTATACGACAGAGCTTGAGAAGCTTGAATAGCATCGATCAGCAGGGATCGTTGCGTCGTCGAAACTTT AATATGTCCACGTCGACTGGCACGCTCTCTAAACCGCTGGGTCAAGACTACAAAATGATGGGCAACGGCTCAATCGACTCCATGGACAAAAGCGTGCTCAGCTCGGACGGCAGCTTTGAGGGTTACGACAATCAAACCGCGCATCCCGGTGAATATCAGAAACCGAATTACAACGAATATGTTAGTCAGCATGCGCTCAAAGGCGTCAATGGGACTAGCAAAGCGAATGAACCATACAAAATTGCCACAATCGGCTCCGTCTCAAAAGCGTCCACAGCACGCGGCCGCACTGCACGACTGCCAGACACATTCGAGCTCTCCTACCGCAATGAAGGTTTCCGCGACAACTCGACCTACGCCAGCACGCTCAACAATTCGGTGGCCACGAGCATTGCCGAAGATACGCCCATCATACACCAGACAGATGTCGAGGACGTGAACTCGGATTACTATGGCAACGCAAGCACTTTACCGCTACACAGTGGCGGTGGCAATGAGAGTCTCTCATTCCTGCATGAATTGAAACAAAATCTACCACCACCCGCCTACAATAAGCCGCATGGACAAAGTCACAGCAGTTTCCTGCCAAGTGGTAGTGGTGGCAACGCCGCTACTGGCAATGGGAAGGTGCGTCCCACCAGCAGTTCACAATTAAGCAATGACTCGCATTCGAGTACACTGCCGTATGAGCAGAAAATCGATAATATCAACTTTACGCCTGTATCACAAAAGGCTGAAGAAATGCCGCTATTCCGCCATGAAGCAGCAGCTGCTGCAGGCAGCGGCCTACCAACGCCGCCACCCGATATGCGACGCCCCGATTCCTATTACACTGCGGTGCGTAGCAGTAAGGCGCAGCCGCAATTGGCGCGTATGGCAGCGCCACCGCCTGCAATAAAGGCGGGCGTGTCTGCATCTAAAAAGCCGGGTCAGTCGAAGCCTGGGTCGACTGGGTTGCCCCAAATCCACAGCCAGAATGGCAAACGTCCAAAGACTGTTTATCAAACTGCCAGTCCCGAACCGACGGCATACCATCGCTCCAGATCGGAGGCACTGCTAGAGACGGATTTTGATGATGAATCGCCGAGCATGGTGCCGCTTAGCACGAATAATCGTAGCTATAGCCAGCCGTTGGAGACGGCGATGTAG